One stretch of Streptomyces sp. NBC_01363 DNA includes these proteins:
- a CDS encoding DinB family protein yields the protein MVTHVPSEAPGDERGMFLSFIEAQRGAIRRSLIGLTEEQAASRPSASELSLSGLAKHVAEVELNWLRMAQQRLNEAVRNESTWADGFRLVGDETVEQVLKFWDGVVVEVEEFIRSVPSLDDTFPLPDAPWFPKDGRVSMRWLLAHLVEEIARHAGHADIIRESLDGRTAFELVAEAGGYSNQS from the coding sequence ATGGTCACTCACGTTCCCTCGGAAGCCCCCGGCGACGAGCGCGGCATGTTCCTCTCCTTCATCGAGGCCCAGCGCGGTGCGATCCGGCGCTCCCTGATCGGGCTGACCGAGGAGCAGGCGGCGAGCCGCCCCAGCGCCAGTGAGCTCTCCCTCTCCGGACTGGCCAAGCATGTCGCCGAGGTCGAGCTGAACTGGCTGCGGATGGCCCAGCAGCGGTTGAACGAGGCCGTCCGCAACGAAAGCACCTGGGCGGACGGCTTCCGGCTCGTCGGCGACGAGACGGTGGAGCAGGTGCTGAAGTTCTGGGACGGCGTCGTGGTCGAGGTGGAGGAGTTCATCCGTTCGGTGCCCAGCCTGGACGACACCTTCCCGCTGCCGGACGCGCCCTGGTTCCCGAAGGACGGGCGGGTCTCGATGAGGTGGCTGCTGGCCCATCTCGTCGAGGAGATCGCCCGGCACGCCGGGCACGCCGACATCATCCGGGAGTCCCTGGACGGCCGTACCGCGTTCGAGCTGGTCGCCGAGGCGGGGGGCTACTCTAATCAAAGTTGA
- a CDS encoding MerR family transcriptional regulator: protein MEYPVGQVAGFAGVTVRTLHHYDGIGLLSPSARSRAGHRRYDDGDLDRLQQILFYRELGFPLDEIAVLLDDPRADPQEHLRRQHRLLSDRIAELRRMADAVETAMEARKMGINLTPEEKFEVFGGKDPEEHAEEAERRWGGTAAYAESQRRAAGYTKDDWKRMQAEVAEWGAAYDALMAAGEPATGERAMELAEAHRLHIGKWFYECTAEMHRGLGEMYVSDPRFRAFYESMRPGLAEHLRDAIDANARRLA from the coding sequence ATGGAGTACCCCGTGGGACAGGTCGCCGGATTCGCCGGAGTCACGGTGCGCACCCTGCACCACTACGACGGCATCGGACTGCTCTCGCCAAGCGCGCGCAGCCGTGCCGGGCACCGCCGCTACGACGACGGTGATCTCGACCGGCTCCAGCAGATCCTGTTCTACCGGGAGCTCGGCTTCCCGCTCGACGAGATCGCGGTACTGCTCGACGATCCGCGGGCGGACCCGCAGGAGCATCTGCGGCGCCAGCACCGGCTGCTGTCCGACCGGATCGCCGAGCTGCGAAGGATGGCCGACGCCGTCGAAACAGCCATGGAGGCACGGAAGATGGGCATCAACCTCACACCCGAGGAGAAGTTCGAGGTCTTCGGGGGCAAGGACCCCGAGGAGCACGCGGAGGAGGCCGAACGCCGCTGGGGCGGCACGGCCGCGTACGCCGAGTCGCAGCGCCGGGCCGCCGGGTACACCAAGGACGACTGGAAGCGGATGCAGGCGGAGGTCGCCGAATGGGGCGCCGCCTACGACGCGCTGATGGCGGCCGGGGAGCCGGCCACCGGCGAGCGGGCGATGGAGCTGGCCGAGGCCCACCGGCTCCACATCGGCAAGTGGTTCTACGAGTGCACCGCCGAGATGCACCGCGGGCTCGGCGAGATGTATGTGTCCGACCCGCGGTTCCGCGCGTTCTACGAGTCGATGCGGCCGGGCCTGGCCGAGCATCTGCGGGACGCGATCGACGCCAACGCCCGGCGCCTGGCGTGA
- a CDS encoding DedA family protein, translating into MNTLALGPSWLDPDYLINTFGLPGVLLIVFAESGLLIGFFLPGDSLLFTTGLLVTTKQLDTPLWLVCLLVALAAIIGDQVGYLFGRKVGPSLFKRPDSRLFKQENVEKAHEFFEKYGPKSLILARFVPVVRTFTPIIAGVSRMNYRSFIVFNIIGGVLWGVGVTLLGSALGKIDFVHENIEAMLILIVLISVVPIGIEFLRARSKSKKEAASHGEGPGPSAGGSPASGQRGRHAKR; encoded by the coding sequence TTGAATACGCTTGCGCTCGGACCGAGCTGGCTGGACCCGGACTATCTGATCAACACCTTCGGGCTTCCCGGTGTCCTCCTCATCGTGTTCGCCGAGTCCGGACTGCTGATCGGCTTCTTCCTCCCCGGCGACTCGCTCCTGTTCACCACGGGTCTGCTGGTGACCACGAAACAGCTGGACACCCCGCTCTGGCTGGTCTGCCTCCTGGTGGCGCTGGCGGCGATCATCGGCGACCAGGTGGGCTATCTCTTCGGCCGCAAGGTCGGCCCATCGCTCTTCAAGCGCCCGGACTCCCGCCTCTTCAAGCAGGAGAACGTCGAGAAGGCGCACGAATTCTTCGAGAAGTACGGACCGAAGTCGCTGATCCTGGCCCGCTTCGTGCCCGTGGTGCGTACGTTCACCCCGATCATCGCCGGTGTGAGCCGGATGAACTACCGCTCGTTCATCGTGTTCAACATCATCGGCGGGGTGCTCTGGGGCGTCGGCGTCACGCTGCTCGGCTCGGCCCTCGGCAAGATCGACTTCGTCCACGAGAACATCGAGGCGATGCTCATCCTGATCGTGCTCATCTCGGTGGTGCCGATCGGGATCGAGTTCCTGCGGGCCCGCTCCAAGTCGAAGAAGGAAGCCGCGTCCCACGGCGAGGGCCCCGGCCCGTCCGCCGGGGGCAGCCCGGCCTCGGGCCAGCGCGGCCGGCACGCCAAGCGCTGA
- a CDS encoding glutamate decarboxylase, translated as MPLHKGSSQRTEPSEARRKLALNPFYGEADPAAGMESAPPRHRLPDGPMPPSTAYGLVHDELMLDGNSRLNLATFVTTWMEPQAGVLMGECRDKNMIDKDEYPRTAELERRCVAMLADLWNAPDPSSVVGCSTTGSSEACMLAGLALKRRWAARNADRYPATARPNLVMGINVQVCWDKFCTFWEVEPRTVPMEGDRFHLDPQAAADLCDENTIGVVGILGSTFDGSYEPVAELCAALDALQERTGLDIPVHVDGASGAMVAPFLDEDLVWDFRLPRVSSINTSGHKYGLVYPGVGWVLWRSPAELPEELVFRVNYLGGDMPTFALNFSRPGSQVVAQYYTFLRLGRDGYRAVQQASRDVARGLAERIEAIGDFRLLTRGDQLPVFALTTAPDVTTYDVFDVSRRLREQGWRVPAYTFPANRQDLAVLRVVCRNGFSSDLAELLMEDIGLILPDLRRQPHPLSQDRQPATAFHH; from the coding sequence ATGCCTCTCCACAAGGGTTCGTCCCAGCGCACGGAACCGTCCGAAGCCCGCCGCAAGCTCGCCCTCAACCCGTTCTACGGGGAGGCCGACCCGGCCGCCGGCATGGAGTCGGCGCCGCCCCGGCACCGGCTGCCCGACGGGCCGATGCCGCCGTCGACCGCGTACGGCCTGGTCCACGACGAGCTGATGCTCGACGGCAACTCACGGCTCAACCTCGCCACCTTCGTCACCACCTGGATGGAGCCCCAGGCCGGGGTGCTGATGGGCGAGTGCCGCGACAAGAACATGATCGACAAGGATGAGTACCCGCGCACGGCCGAACTGGAGCGGCGCTGTGTGGCGATGCTCGCCGACCTCTGGAACGCCCCCGATCCCTCGTCGGTCGTGGGCTGTTCGACGACCGGATCCAGCGAGGCCTGCATGCTCGCGGGACTGGCGCTGAAACGCCGCTGGGCGGCCAGGAACGCCGACCGCTATCCGGCGACCGCCCGGCCGAACCTGGTCATGGGCATCAACGTGCAGGTCTGCTGGGACAAGTTCTGCACCTTCTGGGAGGTCGAGCCGCGGACGGTCCCGATGGAGGGCGACCGCTTCCACCTCGACCCGCAGGCCGCGGCCGACCTCTGCGACGAGAACACCATCGGCGTCGTCGGCATCCTCGGCTCCACCTTCGACGGTTCGTACGAGCCGGTCGCGGAGCTGTGCGCGGCGCTGGACGCCCTTCAGGAACGCACCGGTCTCGACATCCCCGTCCATGTGGACGGCGCCTCCGGGGCGATGGTGGCGCCGTTCCTGGACGAGGACCTGGTGTGGGACTTCCGGCTGCCGAGGGTGTCCTCCATCAACACCTCCGGGCACAAGTACGGCCTGGTCTACCCGGGCGTCGGCTGGGTGCTGTGGCGCTCGCCCGCCGAGCTGCCCGAGGAGCTGGTGTTCCGGGTCAACTACCTGGGCGGCGACATGCCGACCTTCGCGCTGAACTTCTCCCGGCCCGGCTCACAGGTGGTCGCGCAGTACTACACCTTCCTGCGGCTGGGCCGGGACGGCTACCGGGCCGTGCAGCAGGCGTCCCGGGACGTGGCCCGCGGGCTCGCGGAGCGGATCGAGGCGATCGGCGACTTCCGGCTCCTCACCCGGGGCGACCAGCTGCCCGTCTTCGCGCTGACGACCGCGCCGGACGTGACGACGTACGACGTCTTCGACGTGTCGCGACGGTTGCGCGAACAGGGCTGGCGGGTGCCCGCGTACACCTTCCCGGCCAACCGGCAGGACCTGGCGGTGCTCAGGGTGGTGTGCCGCAACGGCTTCTCGTCGGACCTCGCCGAGCTGCTGATGGAGGACATCGGGCTGATCCTGCCCGACCTGCGCCGCCAGCCGCACCCGCTGAGCCAGGACCGGCAGCCGGCGACGGCCTTCCACCACTGA
- a CDS encoding ion channel protein — protein sequence MAIDSSTLAGPAPATAPVRRLLPVIVPALAVGTLCALVLLGISLLAEKLQGVLWETLPDALSVGRYSALWMIVTLTASGLVVGLLIRAVPGHAGPDPATTGLVDPPLPPGVVPGLLLVTVLTLAGGVSLGPENPITAANIALAFWLGRRLAPGTPAELWLSLAAAGTIGALFGTPVAAALILSETLASRAGPGALWDRLFGPLAAGTAGALTMTLLAHPSFDLPLPAYTRPHWGDLLSSVVIALAGAALGMLAVYAFPYVHRLFRTLKHPVLALTAGGLLLGLLGALGGRLTLFKGLDEVKELAADPSGWSAGQFAVMAVVKTAALVIAASCGFRGGRIFPAVFVGVALGLCAHALVPSVPVALAVTCGVLGILLAITRQGWLSLFTAAVLVGDAAVLPMLCVASLPAWLLVTGRPQMQLREDGEPLR from the coding sequence ATGGCCATCGATTCCTCCACTCTCGCCGGACCCGCTCCCGCAACCGCGCCCGTGCGCCGGCTGCTGCCCGTCATCGTGCCCGCCCTGGCCGTCGGGACCCTCTGCGCGCTCGTCCTGCTCGGCATCAGCCTGCTCGCGGAGAAGCTCCAGGGCGTGCTCTGGGAGACGCTCCCCGACGCGCTCTCCGTCGGCCGCTACTCCGCGCTCTGGATGATCGTGACGCTCACCGCGAGCGGGCTGGTGGTCGGGCTGCTCATCCGGGCGGTGCCCGGTCACGCGGGCCCCGATCCGGCGACCACCGGGCTGGTCGATCCGCCGCTGCCGCCGGGCGTGGTCCCGGGGCTGCTGCTCGTCACGGTCCTCACCCTGGCGGGCGGGGTCAGCCTCGGTCCGGAGAACCCGATCACGGCCGCCAACATCGCGCTGGCCTTCTGGCTCGGCCGCCGTCTCGCGCCCGGCACACCGGCGGAGCTCTGGCTCTCCCTCGCCGCGGCCGGCACCATCGGAGCCCTCTTCGGCACCCCGGTGGCCGCCGCGCTGATCCTCTCCGAGACCCTCGCCTCCCGCGCCGGACCGGGCGCGCTCTGGGACCGCCTCTTCGGCCCGCTCGCGGCGGGCACCGCGGGTGCTCTCACCATGACCCTGCTGGCCCATCCCAGCTTCGACCTGCCGCTGCCGGCCTACACCCGCCCGCACTGGGGCGACCTGCTCTCCTCGGTCGTCATCGCACTGGCCGGGGCGGCGCTCGGCATGCTGGCGGTGTACGCGTTCCCGTACGTGCACCGGCTCTTCCGGACCCTGAAGCACCCGGTCCTGGCGCTGACCGCGGGCGGGCTGCTGCTCGGTCTGCTGGGGGCGCTGGGCGGCCGTCTCACCCTGTTCAAGGGGCTCGACGAGGTGAAGGAGCTCGCCGCCGACCCGAGCGGCTGGTCGGCCGGGCAGTTCGCGGTCATGGCCGTGGTGAAGACGGCCGCGCTGGTGATCGCGGCGAGCTGCGGCTTCCGGGGCGGACGGATCTTCCCCGCCGTCTTCGTGGGTGTCGCGCTGGGGCTCTGCGCCCACGCCCTGGTCCCCTCGGTGCCGGTGGCGCTCGCGGTGACCTGCGGGGTGCTGGGCATTCTGCTGGCCATCACCCGGCAGGGCTGGCTGAGCCTGTTCACCGCGGCGGTGCTGGTCGGCGACGCGGCCGTGCTCCCGATGCTGTGCGTCGCCTCGCTGCCCGCCTGGCTGCTGGTGACCGGGCGGCCGCAGATGCAACTGCGCGAGGACGGCGAGCCGCTGCGCTGA
- the wrbA gene encoding NAD(P)H:quinone oxidoreductase → MPTPVNVAVIYYSSTGTIATIAKAMAQYAEKAGAEVRLRKARELAPQAAIDSNPAWAANAKATADITEASPDDMVWADAVILGTPTRFGNVTAQLKQFLDTLGGLWQAGHLADKVYSGFTSTSTAHGGQESTLLALYNTVHHFGGILAAPGYTDPSKFVDGNPYGTSHVAGQGDIPVGEQTLTAARVQAERVVKFTRAIKDGLAAGS, encoded by the coding sequence ATGCCCACGCCCGTCAACGTCGCCGTCATCTACTACTCGTCGACCGGAACCATCGCCACGATCGCCAAGGCCATGGCGCAGTACGCCGAGAAGGCCGGTGCCGAGGTGCGGCTGCGCAAGGCCCGTGAGCTCGCCCCGCAGGCGGCCATCGACTCCAACCCGGCCTGGGCCGCCAACGCGAAGGCCACCGCCGACATCACCGAGGCCTCGCCCGACGACATGGTCTGGGCGGACGCCGTGATCCTCGGCACGCCGACCCGGTTCGGCAACGTCACCGCCCAGCTCAAGCAGTTCCTCGACACCCTCGGCGGCCTCTGGCAGGCGGGCCACCTCGCGGACAAGGTCTACAGCGGCTTCACCTCCACCAGCACCGCGCACGGCGGCCAGGAGTCCACACTGCTCGCGCTCTACAACACGGTCCACCACTTCGGCGGAATCCTGGCCGCCCCCGGCTACACGGACCCCTCGAAGTTCGTGGACGGCAATCCGTACGGCACCTCGCACGTGGCCGGTCAGGGCGACATCCCGGTCGGCGAGCAGACCCTGACCGCCGCCCGGGTCCAGGCCGAGCGGGTCGTGAAGTTCACCCGGGCCATCAAGGACGGCCTCGCCGCCGGGAGCTGA
- a CDS encoding aldehyde dehydrogenase family protein, with product MSFFYELADQYIDGEWRTGTGSWDIIDFNPYNGEKLAAITIATAQEVDLAYRAAERAQRSWAATGPYERREVLERALRITGELHDDIVDAIIDELGGTRVKAEYEVRVAEEFLRDAIHRALHPPGSILPSSADGKENRLYRRPVGVIGVISPFNFPFLVAMKSVAPALALGNAVVVKPNQNAPVVGGALIAKIFEDAGLPAGLLNILITDVAEIGDAFIEHPVPKVISFAGSDRVGRRVGAVAAGHFKRTILELSGNSALVVLEDADIDYAVDAAVFSRFVYQGQVCMAANRILVDRRVEREFTEKFTARVAALKTGDPRDPETRIGPVINSFQADALTALVDQAVADGATALVRGRTRGNLVEPTVLAGLPEDSPLLSQEIFGPVALLVTFDGEDEAVRIANDTPYGLSGAVHTRSAERGVRFARRVVSGMFHVNDSTVQDDPPAAFGGEKSSGTGRLNGEATVDAFTTQKWISIQHGRAVFPF from the coding sequence ATGTCCTTCTTCTACGAGCTGGCCGACCAATACATCGACGGTGAGTGGCGGACCGGAACCGGCTCGTGGGACATCATCGATTTCAACCCCTACAACGGGGAGAAACTCGCCGCGATCACCATCGCGACCGCGCAGGAGGTCGACCTGGCCTACCGCGCCGCCGAGCGTGCCCAGCGCTCCTGGGCCGCCACCGGACCGTACGAGCGCCGCGAGGTCCTGGAACGCGCACTGCGCATCACCGGGGAACTGCACGACGACATAGTCGACGCGATCATCGACGAACTGGGCGGCACCCGGGTCAAGGCGGAGTACGAGGTCCGTGTCGCCGAGGAATTCCTGCGCGACGCGATCCATCGGGCGCTGCACCCACCGGGCAGCATCCTGCCCTCCTCGGCGGACGGCAAGGAGAACCGCCTCTACCGCAGGCCCGTCGGCGTCATCGGGGTGATCAGCCCCTTCAACTTCCCCTTCCTGGTGGCGATGAAGTCCGTCGCACCGGCCCTCGCGCTCGGCAACGCGGTCGTCGTCAAGCCCAACCAGAACGCCCCGGTCGTCGGCGGCGCGCTGATCGCGAAGATCTTCGAGGACGCCGGACTGCCCGCCGGGCTGCTCAACATCCTGATCACCGATGTCGCCGAGATCGGGGACGCGTTCATCGAGCACCCCGTACCCAAGGTGATCTCGTTCGCGGGCTCGGACCGGGTCGGCCGCCGTGTCGGCGCGGTCGCGGCCGGACACTTCAAGCGGACCATCCTCGAACTCAGCGGAAACAGCGCCCTGGTGGTGCTGGAGGACGCGGACATCGACTACGCGGTCGACGCGGCCGTCTTCAGCCGCTTCGTGTACCAGGGGCAGGTCTGCATGGCCGCCAACCGCATCCTGGTGGACCGCCGTGTCGAGCGGGAGTTCACCGAGAAGTTCACCGCCAGGGTGGCCGCGCTGAAGACCGGTGACCCGCGCGACCCGGAGACCCGGATCGGCCCGGTCATCAACTCCTTCCAGGCCGACGCCCTGACCGCCCTGGTCGACCAGGCGGTCGCCGACGGGGCCACCGCGCTCGTCCGCGGCCGGACCCGCGGCAACCTCGTGGAGCCGACCGTGCTCGCCGGGCTCCCGGAGGACTCCCCGCTGCTGTCCCAGGAGATATTCGGCCCGGTGGCGCTGCTGGTGACGTTCGACGGCGAGGACGAGGCCGTACGGATCGCCAACGACACCCCGTACGGGCTGAGCGGCGCCGTGCACACCCGCAGCGCCGAACGCGGGGTGCGGTTCGCCCGGCGCGTGGTCAGCGGGATGTTCCACGTCAACGACTCCACCGTCCAGGACGATCCGCCGGCGGCATTCGGCGGCGAGAAGTCCTCCGGGACCGGCCGGTTGAACGGTGAGGCGACCGTCGACGCCTTCACCACCCAGAAGTGGATCTCCATTCAGCACGGCCGGGCCGTCTTCCCCTTCTGA
- a CDS encoding YbjQ family protein, protein MGIEEYGGGQTAQSDVLVVTTNDVPGYQVTQVIGEVFGLTVRSRHLGSQIGAGLKSMIGGELKGLTKTLVETRNQAMERLVEQARARGANAVLMMRFDVTEAADVGTEVCAYGTAAVISRS, encoded by the coding sequence ATGGGCATTGAGGAATACGGCGGCGGGCAGACGGCCCAGTCGGACGTCCTGGTCGTCACCACGAACGACGTACCGGGCTACCAGGTGACCCAGGTGATCGGGGAGGTGTTCGGCCTGACCGTGCGCTCCCGCCATCTGGGCAGCCAGATCGGGGCCGGGCTGAAGTCCATGATCGGCGGCGAGCTGAAGGGGCTGACCAAGACCCTCGTCGAGACCCGGAACCAGGCGATGGAACGACTCGTCGAGCAGGCGAGGGCCCGGGGCGCCAACGCGGTCCTGATGATGCGCTTCGACGTGACCGAGGCGGCCGACGTGGGCACGGAGGTGTGCGCGTACGGCACCGCGGCCGTGATCAGCCGGAGCTGA
- a CDS encoding ATP-binding protein, with protein sequence MLEPLRQGLPPIDPSAVSGSATCTLPARYEAVGGARRFTRTTLNAWGLAERFDDVALVVSELVTNALRHALPSDSTTPDSQDPPVRLHLMRWSSRLVCAVRDPSQESPIASEAPDCAESGRGLFLVESFSDSWGWHPSPEPENPNAPSASRGKVVWALFRLSDGV encoded by the coding sequence ATGCTCGAGCCGTTACGGCAGGGGCTTCCCCCCATCGATCCCTCAGCCGTCTCCGGATCGGCCACCTGCACACTGCCCGCCCGCTACGAAGCCGTGGGCGGAGCAAGGCGGTTCACCCGGACGACGCTGAATGCATGGGGCCTGGCCGAGCGCTTCGACGATGTCGCGCTGGTGGTCTCCGAGCTCGTCACCAACGCCCTGCGGCACGCCCTGCCCTCGGACAGCACCACGCCCGACTCCCAGGACCCGCCCGTACGGCTGCACTTGATGCGCTGGAGTTCACGCCTGGTGTGCGCCGTGCGCGACCCCAGCCAGGAGAGCCCGATCGCCTCCGAGGCACCGGACTGCGCCGAATCCGGCCGCGGCCTCTTCCTCGTGGAGTCCTTCAGCGACTCCTGGGGCTGGCACCCTTCCCCGGAGCCGGAGAACCCGAACGCCCCGTCGGCGTCGCGCGGCAAGGTGGTCTGGGCGCTGTTCCGGCTCTCCGACGGCGTGTGA
- a CDS encoding DUF397 domain-containing protein produces the protein MHHVYNGMAATELRGVVWQKSRHSNSQGSCVEFAKLPDGDVAMRNSRHPDGPALVYTPAEIEALLLGVKDGEFDHLIAGG, from the coding sequence GTGCACCACGTGTACAACGGCATGGCGGCCACAGAGCTTCGCGGAGTCGTCTGGCAGAAGAGCAGACACAGCAACTCCCAGGGTTCCTGTGTGGAGTTCGCGAAACTGCCCGACGGGGATGTGGCGATGCGGAATTCGCGCCACCCCGACGGGCCGGCGCTGGTCTATACGCCGGCCGAGATAGAGGCGCTGCTGCTCGGGGTGAAGGACGGGGAGTTCGACCACCTCATAGCGGGCGGCTGA
- a CDS encoding PadR family transcriptional regulator, translating into MSAIRLLVLCAVRQHGRAHGYQVRNDLEYWGAHEWSNAKPGSVYHALKQMAKQGLLLAHETAPSTAGGPPRTEYEITEQGDAEYFTLLRAALTSYDQKPDLLSAALGGIVDLERSEALALLRERVAGLAAWRATVTEHYVPEAGPESLGHIGEIMNLWVHSADAGAEWTRGLIARIESGAYIFAGEGEPFVGVLADGQRNPYATGVPDPGDDE; encoded by the coding sequence ATGTCCGCGATCCGGCTGCTGGTCCTCTGCGCCGTGCGCCAGCACGGCCGGGCGCACGGCTATCAGGTCCGCAACGACCTGGAGTACTGGGGTGCGCACGAGTGGTCCAACGCCAAGCCCGGGTCGGTCTATCACGCGCTGAAGCAGATGGCGAAGCAAGGGCTGCTGCTCGCCCACGAGACCGCCCCGAGCACGGCGGGCGGCCCGCCCCGTACCGAGTACGAGATCACCGAACAGGGCGACGCGGAGTACTTCACGCTGCTGCGCGCGGCGCTCACCTCGTACGACCAGAAGCCGGACCTGCTGTCGGCGGCCCTCGGCGGCATCGTCGACCTGGAGCGGTCCGAGGCGCTCGCGCTGCTCCGGGAGCGGGTCGCCGGTCTCGCGGCCTGGCGGGCCACGGTCACCGAGCACTATGTGCCGGAGGCGGGGCCCGAATCGCTCGGCCACATCGGCGAGATCATGAACCTGTGGGTCCACTCGGCGGACGCCGGGGCCGAGTGGACGCGCGGGCTGATCGCCCGCATCGAGAGCGGGGCGTACATCTTCGCGGGGGAGGGCGAGCCTTTCGTCGGGGTGCTCGCCGACGGGCAGCGCAATCCGTATGCGACGGGGGTCCCGGATCCCGGCGACGACGAGTGA
- a CDS encoding helix-turn-helix transcriptional regulator produces MGRIGPVAAGESSGSVVRRILLGSQLRRLRDSRGITREAAGYSIRASESKISRMELGRVSFKARDVEDLLTLYGVTDEAERDALLGLAREANVAGWWHSYGDVLPGWFQTYIGLEGAASLIRVYEVQFIHGLLQTEAYAHAVVTRGMGAAPAVEIDRRVALRLERQKALVSERAPHFHAVLDEAALRRPYGDREVMRAQLRHLIEMSEQPNITLQVMPFSFGGHAGEGGSFTMLRFPESDLSDIVYLEQLTSALYLDKAEEVAQYEKAMTRLHEDSPGPEESRDLLRGLLQLT; encoded by the coding sequence ATGGGGAGGATCGGACCAGTGGCGGCAGGCGAGTCGAGTGGATCGGTGGTGCGGCGCATCCTGCTGGGCTCGCAGCTCAGGCGGCTGCGCGACTCGCGCGGCATCACCCGTGAGGCGGCCGGCTACTCCATCCGGGCCTCCGAATCGAAGATCAGCCGCATGGAGTTGGGACGGGTGAGCTTCAAGGCCAGGGACGTCGAGGACCTGCTCACGCTCTACGGAGTCACGGACGAAGCGGAGCGGGACGCTCTGCTCGGCCTGGCCCGTGAGGCCAACGTGGCGGGCTGGTGGCACAGTTACGGAGATGTACTGCCCGGCTGGTTCCAGACGTACATCGGTCTGGAGGGGGCGGCGTCGCTCATTCGAGTGTACGAAGTCCAGTTCATCCACGGCCTGTTGCAGACCGAGGCCTACGCGCACGCAGTCGTCACCCGGGGCATGGGCGCCGCGCCCGCCGTCGAGATCGACCGCCGTGTGGCGCTGCGACTGGAGCGCCAGAAGGCCCTCGTCTCCGAACGTGCACCCCATTTCCATGCCGTGCTGGACGAGGCGGCGCTGCGCCGTCCGTACGGCGACCGTGAAGTGATGCGCGCACAATTGCGGCATCTGATCGAAATGTCGGAACAGCCCAACATCACTCTCCAGGTCATGCCCTTCAGTTTTGGTGGGCATGCCGGAGAGGGCGGTTCTTTTACGATGCTGCGATTCCCGGAATCCGATCTGTCGGACATCGTCTATTTGGAGCAGCTGACAAGTGCGCTCTATCTGGACAAGGCCGAAGAAGTGGCTCAGTACGAAAAGGCCATGACGCGACTGCACGAGGACAGCCCGGGGCCCGAGGAGAGCCGCGATCTGCTCCGTGGTCTGCTCCAACTCACCTGA